In Zygosaccharomyces rouxii strain CBS732 chromosome F complete sequence, a single window of DNA contains:
- the ASK1 gene encoding Ask1p (some similarities with uniprot|P35734 Saccharomyces cerevisiae YKL052C ASK1 Component of the DASH complex that binds to microtubules and kinetochores and is essential for chromosome segregation phosphorylated during the cell cycle by cyclin-dependent kinases), with translation MEQIDQEITLQLQRIDSNLNHCFAKISREIIPCVEKYGSVCDELVDSVSHLAGLFRGTGDVALQGQENVISESQPAEKTEDVEDGINADVDTLETNSTNDSTRQRRKRKVSLLLQQEYGSSSPREEEEDYVAEEGTLPSVAVLKFNTGNNNINPYDDNGGDEA, from the coding sequence ATGGAACAGATAGATCAAGAGATTACATTACAACTACAAAGGATTGATTCAAATCTGAATCATTGTTTTGCCAAGATTAGCCGTGAGATAATACCGTGCGttgaaaaatatggatCAGTTTGTGACGAGTTAGTAGATAGTGTTTCGCATTTAGCTGGATTGTTTCGGGGTACTGGAGATGTTGCGTTACAGGGTCAGGAAAATGTAATAAGCGAATCCCAGCCGGCTGAAAAGACCGAAGACGTCGAAGATGGTATCAATGCTGATGTGGATACGTTAGAGACTAATTCTACAAATGATTCTACTAGGCAGAGAAGGAAACGTAAGGTTTCGTTACTGTTGCAGCAAGAATACGGATCATCTTCTCCGCGGGAGGAAGAGGAGGACTATGTTGCAGAAGAAGGTACGTTACCCTCGGTAGCTGTGCTGAAATTTAATACtggtaataacaatatTAATCCTTATGATGACAATGGTGGCGATGAGGCATAG
- the EHD3 gene encoding mitochondrial 37S ribosomal protein mS47 (similar to uniprot|P28817 YDR036C Saccharomyces cerevisiae EHD3 Protein of unconfirmed function plays an indirect role in endocytic membrane trafficking member of a family of enoyl-CoA hydratase/isomerases), with protein sequence MLRSIAKASCRRQFSASSMALNKPVLFNVQDTARVVSLNRPGKLNALNTEMCSLVFDTLKEYSKSDSAHLVVVKSVNHPRSLCAGGDVAAVATLNKAGQYDQSIDFFQHEYSLNFQLATYGKPIVAFMDGITMGGGVGVSVHNPFRVATEYTKLAMPEMDIGFFPDVASTFALPRLINLSNENAQLALYLVLTGEVLTGEEAYLLGIASHYVPHENIEDLQNRLGELVARDGRFNDGSFYDTVNEAIEEFSRPLPSGKQLLRYTVDQLRVIEACFDAYSLTSIQQLLHNLERVASDPSNSEDARKFAQFTLQRLLTKSPTSMQVALRLIHENGRDNLENAVKRDLYTAANFALASQQGSALPVEFNEAVTHKLINKNKDPYSWKYKLGDLSPSQLTSLVSPKPSVPLSLLRNTRNITYKDYPHHHRYQLPKEQQILEYAVGGGEQKPLTRRQVVEYFTNFYGPSKGKVGTDILVDLVLAKNCQEDPVTGHLTSLNRS encoded by the coding sequence ATGCTAAGGTCTATTGCCAAGGCTAGTTGTAGGCGCCAattttcagcttcatcaatggcTTTAAACAAACCAGTTCTCTTTAACGTGCAAGATACTGCGCGTGTCGTTAGTTTGAATAGGCCTGGCAAGCTCAATGCTCTCAATACCGAAATGTGTTCATTAGTCTTCGACACTCTTAAGGAATATTCCAAGAGTGATAGCGCACATCTAGTTGTTGTTAAGTCTGTGAATCATCCAAGATCGCTTTGTGCAGGTGGTGATGTAGCCGCTGTAGCTACTCTTAATAAAGCAGGTCAATACGATCAATCAATTGACTTTTTCCAACACGaatattctttaaatttccaattggcAACTTATGGTAAACCTATTGTTGCATTTATGGATGGTATCACCATGggtggtggtgttggtgtTTCTGTTCATAATCCATTCCGTGTAGCAACAGAATACACAAAATTGGCAATGCCAGAGATGGACATTGGTTTTTTCCCCGATGTCGCAAGTACGTTTGCCCTACCACGTTTGATCAATTTGTCTAATGAAAATGCACAATTAGCTCTTTATTTGGTTTTAACTGGTGAAGTTTTAACAGGTGAAGAAGCTTATTTACTTGGTATTGCATCTCATTACGTTCCtcatgaaaatattgagGATTTACAAAATAGATTAGGTGAGTTAGTTGCACGAGATGGCCGTTTCAATGATGGGTCCTTTTATGATACAGTTAATGAGGCTATCGAAGAATTCTCAAGGCCTTTACCATCTGGTAAACAGTTGTTGAGGTACACAGTAGATCAACTACGTGTTATCGAAGCTTGTTTCGACGCTTACAGTTTGACCTCGATTCAACAGTTGTTACACAATTTGGAACGTGTAGCTTCAGATCCATCAAACTCTGAAGACGCTAGAAAATTTGCACAATTCACTTTACAACGTCTATTGACTAAATCGCCAACTTCTATGCAAGTGGCTTTGAGATTAATTCATGAAAATGGTAGAGATAACTTGGAAAATGCTGTTAAAAGAGATTTATACACTGCCGCAAACTTCGCTCTAGCTTCACAACAAGGTTCTGCTTTACCGGTAGAATTTAATGAAGCCGTCACCCATAAATTGATCAACAAAAATAAGGATCCATATTCTTGGAAATACAAACTGGGAGACTTATCTCCATCTCAATTGACATCACTAGTATCGCCAAAACCTTCAGTTCCACTTTCTCTCCTAAGAAATACAAGAAATATTACTTATAAGGATTATCCACATCATCACAGATACCAGTTGCCCAAAGAACAACAAATTTTAGAATATGCTGTTGGTGGAGGTGAACAAAAGCCACTTACGAGACGCCAAGTCGTTGAatatttcaccaatttttaCGGTCCTTCAAAGGGTAAGGTCGGTACAGATATTTTAGTTGATCTAGTGTTAGCTAAAAACTGTCAAGAAGATCCTGTTACGGGTCATCTAACCTCTCTAAATAGATCTTGA
- the UBP14 gene encoding ubiquitin-specific protease UBP14 (similar to uniprot|P38237 YBR058C Saccharomyces cerevisiae UBP14 Ubiquitin-specific protease that specifically disassembles unanchored ubiquitin chains) yields MAQTLESASIPAVISKEECIYCYQSPYNDVTLDELTHPPHHSLNVCLHCFQSVCNRHLGLHYQVALNAAGSTHSDYFNLAKVKRPEDRAEQDKRNKKIKLRVVEKSEDEIYETLWSLGQFDETKLSLQISCTSKDANLSESITSKVNQILNSKSQDMVDQTSSWELTVKPCPHVESYQPPQLESVKQAAHSCTDCGLPDNLWLCLHCGNVGCGRNQVGVEGHSHALKHYESNPTHSIAVKLGSLSKNSSDLYCYSCDDETKFEDQRPFVNALKSYGINLEDKLASEKTLVELQVEQNMNWDFQMTDSAGKDLLKLKPDQEHGCGLINLGNSCYLNSVLQCLFNGGVKGWSLKGLGQDFPQDVLYPTNNFKCQLIKLNNAMKVEPQNYPEGIRPKSFKKCVGQSHEEFSSGRQQDSMEFLGYLVDVLDKKIFKNGSNPNDLMKFTMEDRLQCTNCGKVKYSSEAAESLQLPMPENNDPQDLVHIIAQYFNGEEVEFTCPHCKTLVKAIKKPALNTYPNTLVVNPARIRPVNWVPVKTSNELRLPGLEDPAEVLDISQFGSNGFDPAKEELMPEDEQDTGFVPNPNSASQLAAMGFQPNGIARALFATGNSNTESAMEWLFQHVEDADLNEPFVPPKDSSSAAGGKSQVNPELLANMTAMGLDEKLSLKALVLNKGDVNRSVEWVFNNMDDDGELPQEPAGDDPKDYGHKTPAPYELTGIVCHKGNSVHSGHYVAFIRQIVENEKKWVLYNDEKIVVAAPENFEEIKKNGYIYLYSRI; encoded by the coding sequence ATGGCTCAAACACTAGAATCTGCTTCGATTCCAGCAGTTAtctcaaaagaagagtGTATATACTGTTACCAATCGCCCTATAATGATGTCACCCTTGATGAATTAACACACCCACCTCATCACTCCTTAAATGTGTGTTTACACTGTTTCCAATCAGTCTGCAATAGACATTTGGGGCTACACTATCAGGTTGCACTAAATGCAGCTGGTTCTACTCATTCTGATTATTTTAATTTAGCTAAAGTGAAGAGACCAGAAGATCGAGCTGAGCAAGATAAAAGGAATAAAAAGATCAAGTTGCGAGTAGTGGAAaaatctgaagatgaaatctATGAAACTCTGTGGTCATTAGGTCAGTTTGATGAGACTAAATTGTCATTACAAATTTCATGTACTTCAAAGGATGCCAATTTGTCGGAATCGATAACCTCCAAGGTGAATCAGATCCTAAATTCTAAATCGCAAGACATGGTTGATCAAACTTCATCTTGGGAATTGACAGTCAAACCGTGTCCCCATGTGGAAAGTTATCAACCTCCGCAATTGGAATCTGTAAAGCAAGCGGCTCATAGTTGTACAGATTGTGGATTGCCTGACAATCTTTGGCTCTGTTTGCATTGTGGTAATGTTGGCTGTGGTAGAAATCAAGTTGGTGTGGAAGGTCACTCTCATGCTTTAAAGCACTATGAGTCAAATCCAACCCATTCCATTGCAGTGAAATTGGGATCGTTGAGTAAAAACAGTAGTGATTTGTATTGTTATTCATGTGATGATGAGACGAAGTTTGAGGACCAAAGACCATTTGTAAATGCATTGAAGTCCTATGGTATCAATCTAGAAGATAAACTGGCCAGTGAAAAGACCTTGGTCGAGTTACAAGTGGAACAAAACATGAATTGGGATTTCCAAATGACCGATTCTGCAGGTAAAGATctattaaaattgaaaccagaTCAAGAACATGGTTGCGGGTTGATCAACTTAGGTAATTCCTGTTATTTGAACAGTGTTTTGCAGTGCCTTTTTAATGGTGGTGTTAAAGGATGGTCTTTAAAGGGATTGGGACAAGATTTCCCACAAGACGTTCTCTATCCAACGAATAATTTTAAATGCCAGTTGATTAAATTAAACAACGCTATGAAAGTAGAACCTCAAAATTATCCTGAAGGTATTCGTccaaaaagttttaaaaAGTGTGTGGGCCAATCTCACGAAGAATTTAGCAGTGGAAGACAACAAGATTCTATGGAATTTTTGGGCTATTTGGTGGATGTTCTTGATAAGAAGATCTTCAAGAATGGCTCTAACCCCAATGATCTGATGAAGTTTACCATGGAGGATAGATTGCAATGCACTAATTGTGGTAAAGTTAAGTACAGTTCAGAAGCTGCAGAAAGTTTACAGTTACCAATGCCTGAAAATAACGATCCTCAAGATTTGGTTCACATCATTGCTCAATACTTCAATGGAGAGGAGGTAGAATTCACATGTCCTCATTGTAAAACTCTTGTTAAGGCCATCAAGAAACCTGCATTAAACACTTATCCCAACACTTTGGTGGTTAACCCAGCAAGAATTAGACCGGTAAACTGGGTACCTGTTAAGACGAGCAATGAACTGCGTCTACCAGGACTTGAAGATCCAGCTGAAGTTTTAGACATTTCACAATTTGGTTCCAATGGATTTGATCCTGCAAAGGAGGAATTAATGcctgaagatgaacagGATACTGGATTTGTACCGAACCCAAATTCTGCATCACAATTGGCAGCAATGGGTTTCCAACCAAATGGTATAGCTAGAGCCCTTTTCGCTACCGGTAACTCTAACACTGAATCTGCTATGGAGTGGTTGTTCCAACATGTGGAAGATGCTGATCTGAATGAACCTTTCGTACCACCAAAGGATTCTAGTTCTGCAGCCGGTGGTAAATCGCAAGTTAACCCAGAACTATTAGCTAATATGACCGCCATGGGTCTTGACGAGAAATTGTCCCTAAAGGCGCTAGTTTTGAACAAAGGGGATGTTAACCGCAGTGTCGAGTGGGTTTTCAATAAtatggatgatgatggcGAACTGCCTCAAGAACCCGCAGGCGACGACCCCAAGGATTATGGGCATAAAACACCTGCACCATACGAACTAACTGGTATCGTCTGTCACAAGGGTAATTCTGTGCATTCTGGTCATTACGTTGCTTTCATTAGGCAAATTGTCGAGAATGAGAAGAAATGGGTACTATACAACGACGAAAAAATAGTTGTAGCGGCTCCTGAAAACTTTGAagagataaagaaaaatggttACATTTATTTGTATTCGAGGATATAA
- the MUM2 gene encoding Mum2p (similar to uniprot|P38236 YBR057C Saccharomyces cerevisiae MUM2 Cytoplasmic protein essential for meiotic DNA replication and sporulation), whose translation MNYMNYGYDPHQALESAFTNLRLEQPHPMYETMDRDGTKIPLLNSSQQTPLSADPQLMHPLPTPLSNKSSNYMLSPTVNKGQSTPTSIAAAGQKGGSGALTNPRSSIWGQNALDAKFSSKELGVDSTGNGDNGGSNTNNNVLSETSTSTAGTISASKNLMDFNTQASSSSFDTTFGSLANHSMEQQQQKANNNRKDAKTELESLKLKLQFKETQNESLEHEVQMLKSIFNQGLDHKQSEFKNERQNPHVPPLSLEIPDSVEDMFKKMSKSLQKKDEELIAANQTLESILTALALNPTNSMTKYGRYDPEALAHKTVVRIETLTRENQEMSKMLAYGRSKEAQIELQLMKKENEELKAKVMELQQSTINPTPSSN comes from the coding sequence ATGAACTATATGAATTATGGGTATGATCCTCATCAGGCACTTGAATCTGCATTTACAAATCTGAGGCTTGAGCAACCTCATCCGATGTATGAAACTATGGATAGAGATGGAACGAAGATTCCTCTcttaaattcatctcagCAAACTCCTTTGAGTGCTGATCCTCAACTGATGCATCCATTGCCTACTCCGCTATCAAACAAGTCGTCAAACTATATGCTTTCTCCAACCGTTAATAAGGGTCAAAGTACGCCTACCTCTATAGCCGCCGCCGGCCAAAAAGGTGGTAGTGGTGCTTTAACAAACCCAAGGAGTAGTATATGGGGTCAAAATGCCTTGGATGCAAAGTTTAGCAGCAAGGAATTGGGTGTTGATTCTACTGGTAATGGAGATAATGGGGGTAGTAATACTAACAATAATGTCTTGAGTGAGACTAGTACCTCTACAGCGGGAACAATATCAGCATCTAAGAATTTAATGGATTTTAATACACAAGctagtagtagtagttTTGATACTACTTTTGGGTCTCTAGCTAACCATTCCATggaacaacagcaacaaaAAGCAAATAATAACAGGAAAGACGCTAAAACAGAATTGGAgtcattgaaattgaaattacaattcaaagaaactcAAAATGAAAGTTTAGAACACGAAGTTcaaatgttgaaaagtATTTTCAATCAAGGCTTAGATCATAAGCAATCtgaattcaaaaatgaaaggCAAAATCCTCATGTACCACCACTGTCCCTAGAGATCCCTGACAGTGTTGAAGATATGTTTAAAAAAATGTCTAAGTCTCTgcaaaagaaagatgagGAATTAATTGCAGCAAATCAAACATTGGAGAGTATTTTAACAGCGCTGGCGTTGAATCCAACGAATTCTATGACAAAATATGGGAGGTATGATCCCGAAGCTCTTGCTCATAAGACAGTCGTAAGAATTGAAACTCTTACCAGGgaaaatcaagaaatgTCCAAAATGCTCGCCTATGGCAGATCTAAGGAGGCACAAATTGAATTACagctgatgaagaaggagaaCGAGGAGTTGAAGGCGAAAGTAATGGAATTGCAGCAATCCACCATTAACCCAACCCCCTCATCCAACTAA
- the ARO3 gene encoding 3-deoxy-7-phosphoheptulonate synthase ARO3 (highly similar to uniprot|P14843 YDR035W Saccharomyces cerevisiae ARO3 3-deoxy-D-arabino-heptulosonate-7- phosphate (DAHP) synthase), translating to MFIKNDHVGDRSRLEDWRIKGYDPLTPPDLLQHELPISEKGHKTIVKAREEVCDILSGKDDRLVIVIGPCSIHDPKAAYEYADRLAKLSEKLSKDLLIIMRAYLEKPRTTVGWKGLINDPDINNSFQINKGLRISREMFTKLVEKLPIAGEMLDTISPQFLSDCFSLGAIGARTTESQLHRELASGLSFPIGFKNGTDGGLQVAVDAMRSAAHEHYFLSVTKPGVTAIVGTEGNQDTFIILRGGKNGTNFDPENVKTVKSHLKKSNLVDEEETKRRIMIDCSHGNSSKDFRNQPKVAKCIYDQLSAGENCLCGVMIESNLVEGRQDIPAGGGREGLKYGCSITDGCISWESTEEVLELLAEGVRNKRAVNAKK from the coding sequence ATGTTCATTAAAAACGATCACGTAGGCGACAGAAGTCGTTTGGAAGACTGGAGAATTAAGGGCTACGATCCATTAACCCCTCCTGATCTACTTCAACACGAATTGCCAATCTCTGAGAAAGGTCATAAGACTATTGTGAAAGCTAGAGAAGAAGTATGCGACATCTTAAGTGGTAAAGATGACCGTCTAGTTATCGTGATTGGACCTTGTTCCATTCATGATCCAAAGGCAGCTTACGAGTATGCTGATAGATTGGCTAAATTATCTGAAAAACTATCCAAAGATCTACTTATTATCATGAGAGcttatttggaaaaaccAAGAACCACTGTGGGATGGAAAGGTTTGATTAATGATCCTGATATCAACAactctttccaaattaacAAAGGTTTAAGAATCTCAAGAGAAATGTTCACCAAATTGGTAGAAAAACTACCTATTGCAGGTGAAATGCTTGATACCATTTCACCTCAATTCTTGAGTGATTGTTTCTCTCTAGGTGCCATCGGTGCAAGAACCACCGAATCTCAACTGCATAGAGAACTAGCTTCTGGGTTATCTTTCccaattggtttcaaaaatggtaCCGACGGTGGATTACAAGTTGCTGTTGACGCTATGAGATCTGCCGCACACGAACACTACTTCTTGTCAGTTACCAAACCAGGTGTTACCGCCATTGTTGGTACTGAAGGAAACCAAGACACTTTTATTATCCTAAGAGGTGGTAAGAATGGTACCAACTTTGATCCTGAAAATGTAAAGACTGTCAAATCTCATCTAAAGAAATCTAATTTGgtcgatgaagaagaaacgaagagaagaattatGATCGACTGTTCCCATGGTAACAGTAGTAAGGATTTCAGAAACCAACCTAAGGTTGCTAAATGCATCTACGACCAACTATCTGCAGGCGAAAACTGTTTGTGCGGTGTGATGATCGAATCTAATTTGGTGGAAGGCAGACAAGATATCCCAGCCGGAGGTGGTCGTGAAGGCCTAAAATACGGTTGTTCCATTACTGATGGTTGTATCAGTTGGGAATCTACTGAAGAGGTGCTGGAACTTTTGGCCGAGGGTGTGAGAAACAAGAGAGCCGTGAATGctaaaaaatga
- the MRX18 gene encoding 17-beta-hydroxysteroid dehydrogenase-like protein (similar to uniprot|P38081 YBR056W Saccharomyces cerevisiae Hypothetical ORF): MFDKLKNKLEDVIDKKRTGKGHGNKEVEVKIPDSSQIDKKSIYKYRYNHGVNLGALFVLEKWIYDDLFDKGGDTEYDAVNNQLKDSGAEATAQKLHEHYQAYLKSIDFEFLVDSGVTALRVPIGYWHVGNGQFVDGLPYSPLKKVYENAKAWDVLKQLISTSNNYGIGILVDIHALPGGANADAHSGSSLKNASFFGNSSYVNQVCNEILPFIVKDVCQNNDNIIGLQIVNEAKFDNNASGQKKYYSKATKAIRAIDDDLPIVISDGWWPQQWADWVQQQGLDTNLIVDSHIYRCFSDSDKQKSAQQIIDDLPNSASLPKDQADYMVGEFSCVLDTQTWDKTQGDRGQLVKQYGNAKTSSFSKNASWGWFFWTLQFQHGDGGEWGFIPMVNSSSIPRRPGGTHAILSDNQIQSFVQQHSDYWKDKGGDKMEHWRYEDALKSSIADIKAFAEFNNSLVGRWHSWKVQRRQQYIQQKGDSDYMWEWDQGYQKGLDECNHY, from the coding sequence ATGTTTGACAAGTTGAAGAACAAGCTCGAAGACGTAATTGATAAGAAACGTACAGGTAAGGGACACGGTAATAAAGAAGTCGAAGTCAAAATTCCCGATTCCTCTCAGATTGATAAAAAAAGTATTTACAAGTATCGTTACAACCATGGTGTGAATTTAGGGGCTTTATTCGTGCTAGAAAAGTGGATTTATGACGATTTATTCGATAAAGGTGGTGATACTGAATATGACGCCGTTaataatcaattgaaagattcgGGTGCTGAGGCAACTGCTCAAAAATTACATGAACACTATCAAGCATACctaaaatcaattgatttcgAATTTTTGGTTGATTCGGGTGTGACTGCACTTAGAGTGCCTATCGGTTATTGGCATGTGGGAAACGGTCAATTCGTTGATGGACTGCCCTACTctcctttgaaaaaagtcTACGAGAATGCGAAGGCTTGGGATGTTTTAAAACAATTGATTAGTACCTCAAATAACTATGGAATTGGGATCTTAGTGGATATACATGCGTTACCGGGTGGTGCCAACGCTGATGCACATAGTGGTAGCTCTCTAAAAAATGCATCCTTCTTTGGCAATAGCAGTTATGTGAACCAAGTTTGCAACGAAATATTACCCTTTATCGTTAAAGATGTGTGCCAAAACAACGATAATATCATTGGACTGCAAATTGTTAATGAAGCTAAATTCGACAACAACGCTTCTGGTCAGAAGAAATATTACTCCAAGGCTACAAAGGCCATTAGAGCCATTGATGATGACCTGCCCATAGTAATTTCTGACGGTTGGTGGCCTCAGCAATGGGCAGATTGGGTACAGCAACAAGGCTTAGATACGAATCTCATTGTGGACTCACATATCTACCGCTGtttttcagattctgaTAAGCAGAAAAGTGCCCAACAGATTATTGACGATCTGCCTAACAGTGCAAGTTTACCAAAAGATCAAGCAGATTACATGGTTGGTGAGTTTTCATGCGTTCTAGATACCCAAACTTGGGATAAGACTCAAGGTGATCGTGGTCAATTGGTTAAACAGTACGGTAATGCTAAAACGTCGAGTTTCTCCAAAAATGCCAGTTGGGGATGGTTTTTTTGGACTCTACAATTCCAGCatggtgatggtggtgaatGGGGGTTTATACCGATGGTCAACAGCTCTTCAATCCCCAGAAGACCTGGTGGTACTCATGCTATTTTAAGCGATAATCAAATCCAATCATTTGTGCAACAACATAGTGATTATTGGAAGGATAAGGGGGGCGATAAAATGGAACATTGGAGATATGAAGATGCTCTAAAAAGTTCAATCGCCGACATCAAGGCATTTGCAGAATTTAATAATTCTCTAGTTGGTAGATGGCACTCTTGGAAAGTTCAGCGCAGGCAACAGTATATTCAGCAAAAAGGTGATAGTGACTACATGTGGGAATGGGACCAAGGGTACCAAAAGGGTCTTGATGAATGCAATCACTACTAG
- the NHP2 gene encoding snoRNA-binding protein NHP2 (similar to uniprot|P32495 Saccharomyces cerevisiae YDL208W NHP2 Nuclear protein related to mammalian high mobility group (HMG) proteins essential for function of H/ACA-type snoRNPs which are involved in 18S rRNA processing): protein MGKESKESKEPKETKGEDNYEARLPAVLPFAKPLASKKLNKKLLKTTKKASKAKNVKRGVKEVVKALRKGEKGLVIIASDISPPDVISHLPVLCEDHSVPYIFVPSKQDLGSAGATKRPTSVVFIVPGSNKKQDGKSKEEEYKESFNEVVKEVEAL, encoded by the coding sequence ATGGGTAAGGAGAGTAAAGAGTCCAAGGAACCTAAGGAAACTAAGGGTGAAGACAACTACGAGGCTAGATTGCCAGCCGTGTTACCATTTGCCAAACCATTAGCttctaaaaaattgaacaagaagCTATTAAAGACCACCAAGAAGGCATCAAAGGCTAAGAATGTTAAGAGAGGTGTTAAGGAAGTGGTAAAAGCTCTAAGGAAAGGTGAAAAGGGTCTTGTTATCATTGCAAGTGATATTTCTCCACCAGATGTCATTTCACATTTACCTGTCCTATGTGAAGATCATTCAGTACCATACATCTTTGTACCTTCCAAGCAAGATCTAGGATCAGCAGGTGCTACTAAGAGACCAACTTCTGTTGTTTTCATCGTGCCGGGTAGTAACAAGAAGcaagatggtaaatctaaagaagaagagtacAAGGAATCCTTCAACGAAGTGGTTaaagaagtggaagcaTTGTAA